GCGTCTTGATCTTTTCTTGAATTTTTTTGAAGCGGTGTTTCGCTGGGTGTCACACGCCTGGGCGCGCGAAAGAAAACCCACAGATGGAATCTGTGGGCTTCTAGTGTTTCAGTTGAGCGGGGGTGTTCAGCTCGCGGCGTTGACGCCCAGCTCGCTGCGTACCTGTTCGCACCAGTCGACCACGCGCTGCTCGGTCAGCTCGGGCTGGCAGTCGTCGTCCAGGCACAGCCCGCAGAACCTGCCGTCGATGACGCCCTTGCTGGCCTCGAACTCGTGGGTGTCGGTGTCGGTGAAGCCGAGCTTCCCGACCGCGCCGCGTTCGAGCATCTTGAGGTAGACGATGCCGATGGCGTCCTGGTAGGTGTCGGGGTAGCCGGCCTGGTCGCCCGTGCCGAAGAACAGGATCTTCTTGCCGGTGAGATCGACTTCGTCGAGGCGGTCGTAGATGTCCTGCCAGTCGTACTGGAGTTCGCCGACGTCCCAGGTGGGGATGCCGCAGAACAGGACGTCGTAGTTTTCGAGATCGGCGGGCTCGATCTGGGAGACGTCTTCGTAGACCTCGAAGAAGTCTTCGCCCAGCTCGTCGCGGATTTGCTCGGCGACGGCTTCGGTTTTGCCGGTGCAGGTGCCGTAGAAGAGTGCGATCTTCATGGTGTGTTCTCGTGTCGTTCCGGCTTGGCCGGGGTGGGGCGTTGGGGTCCGTGCAGCGACACACTGTAGCCCGCCGGGGCGCGCGGTCAAGCCCGGGCGGCGGGTGTTTCGCTGCTGTGGGGATAGGGGCGTTGGTCGGGCTGGCGCGGATGTAGTGGCGGGGCCGGGGGGATTCGGGGCAAAGCCATTGGTTTTCGCGTGGGGCGGGGCTAAACTCTAAGGCCGGGGTGTCTTGCTTTGTTCGTGCCCCGGGGATGAGAGGACCGCTTGATGACCATGCCGACCCGACCCCGCCTTGCCGTGCATCGGCCTGGCCTGCGTGCTGTTTTGCCGACCACCGCCGCGGCGCTCGCGGCGTGCTTGTGCGTTGGCCACGCCGGCGCGGTGGTCGTCGCGGGCGACCCGGGCCAGAACGCGCCGGACCAGACCGCCGCACCCGCCGGCTTCGAAGACGCGTGGGGCCGCATCGGCTCGCTCGGCGGGGGCTCGGGCGTCTACCTCGGCAACGGCTACGTCCTCTCCGCCCGGCACGTCGGCGGCGGGAACAACTTCATCGTCGACGGCGTCAACCACGCACGCATCTTCGGCTCGTCCGTCACGCTTACCAACCCGACCGGGCTCGGCCTTTCCGCCGAGGCCGACCTCTGGATCAACCGCTACACGGTCCGCGACACCTCGCCGCTGCACGGGCTGGGCGTCATCGACATCCGCGACACCCCGCTCGAAACCGCGGGCGGCGGCGGCGTCCTCATCGGCGAAGGGCTCGGGCAAACCACGCTGTCGTCTATCAATGTCGGCGGCAGCCGGACCGGGTATGCCTGGGGCGGCAGCGAAGTGCGGCGGTGGGGCGACATCGGCATCACCGGCGCGGCCGAGGAAATCGAAGCGAGCGGGCGCGACGTCGTCGGTGCCGTGTCGTTCAGTTTCCAGGAAGTCGCGGGCCGGGGCGCCGCCGCCGCGGGCGACTCGGGCGGCGGGCTTTTTTATGAGCAAGACGGCACGGTCGTCCTGGCCGGCATCATCCACGCGGTCACGCTTTTCAACGACCAGCAAGACGACACAAGCGCTTTTGGCAACCGCACACTGTTCTCCGACCTGTCCGTCTACCTCGACCAGATCCACGTCGTCGAAGGCGACCTCACGGGCGACGGCTTCGTCGGCGTCGAGGACCTGGACCTGATCCTCGCCAACTGGGGAGCGACCGTGACGCGGGGCGACTGGACCCAGGGAGACGCGACCGGCGACGGGCAGGTGGATCAGGCCGATTTAGATGCCGTACTGCCCCATTTTGGTTCGGGCACGCCGTCAAACGCCGTCCCCGAACCCGCGACGGGGGCCTTTTTTCTGGTGCTGGGGGCCTGTTTTTCGATGCGTAGACGGCGGGGCTGATTTTTACTTTTTTCGGACCCTCTAGGGTTGACACCTATCAATGTTGTGGTAGGATTCGACTCATCTGCAGGGGTGTTTTCTACAGTTTTCACAAGGTACAGGAGAGGATCCTCGATGAACCGATTTGCAATGAACGCCCTTGTTGGCGCCGCTCTGGCTGGTCTCGCTGCTGCTCCCGCATCGGCGGACCTGAACTACTACTGGGACATCACCGCCCTTGGCATCGGTGGCCCAGCCGGGACGGTGTCGAATGACCTCTCGATTATCACCGACAACTCCGGCTTCACCGCCGTGCTCCTCGCGGAGCTGACCAACGGGTCGTTCTACAACCCCAATGCGTCGAACGTCCCACCCGCCGGTGCCTCGGCTGACTCGTACTTCGGCGGTGGCTTCAACACCGGCGACTCGAACACGACGCCTTCGCCCATCATGGTCGGCAAGGCTGTGGACCTCGGCGGCGAACCGCTGGCCGAAGGCATCAGCGCCACCGTCATCAATGAAACCTGGATCCCTGACTTCGACCGGCTGACGACCTCGGGCACCCCATTCCCGACCGGCACCGTCGCGGCACCCGCCTTCGGCGGCCGCTTCAGCGCCAGCAGCGACGCGGCCGGCACCTACCAGATCCGCCTCAACAACGAGAACGGCGACCTGGTCCAGGTCCTCACGGGCACCATCACCGATGGCCGATTCAGCCAGCGCCTCTCGGGCGACGTCAACCTCGACGGCGATGTCGATATCTTCCAGGGCGGCGGCCAAGGCGACATCCAGATCGTCCTCGCCAACCTCGGCACCGGCGACTCGCTGATCACCGGCGACGCCAACGGCGACGACGACGTCGACATCTTCCAGGGCGGCGGCCAAGGCGACATCCAGATCGTCCTCGCCAACCTCGGCAACACCGCCGCTTCCGGCGCACGCGGCACCGAAGCCCGCGCGACCTACGACGCCACGACGGGCGACCTGACCTTCAGCATCTTCGGCCAGGTCCAGCTCATCGGTGTCGAGTCCATCGGCAACGTCCGGCCCGGCGAAGCCGCCGGCTCGCTCACGCTCTTTGGCGGTGCCGTCAACGCCGACGCCACCCAGTTCGACGAGAACTCGATCGCCTACTTCTTCGGTGCGAACCAGTTCTTCGATACAGGTGAATTCGAAATCGGTACCGTCTTGGCCACCGGCCTGACCGAATCCGACATCGTCTTCGAGTACGCCGGTGCCGACGGCCAGTCCGTCTCTGGCCAGGTCATCGTCGTCCCCGAGCCCGGCTCGCTCGCACTGCTCGGCCTCGGTGGCCTCGCACTGCTCCGCCGCCGCCGAGCTGCCTAAATCTGAACTTTGTTCTGGCATCTGTGGAAAATAGCGGGTACACTTACCCTGCAACATGTGCCTGTTACCCGCCTCACACCTTCCTGTTGGAAGAGAGAGAAAATTCATGATCATCCGTACCCTACTCGTCGCACTGCCCGCCTGTGCCATCGCCGCCGCCGCTTCGGCCGGTGACGCCGCGGTGGCCACCTATGACGCCACCACCGGCGACCTGATCTTTGATATCAACGGCCAGGTCCAGCTCATCGGTGTCGAGTCCATCGGCAACGTCCGGCCCGGCGAAGCCGCCGGCTCGCTCACGCTCTTTGGCGGTGCCGTCAACGCCGACGCGACCCAGTTCGACGAGAACTCGATCGCCTACTTCTTCGGTGCGAACCAGTTCTTCGATACCGGCCGCTTCGAAATCGGCCCCGTCCTGGCCACCGGCCTGGGCGAGTCGGACATCACCTTCGAGTACGCCGGTGCCGACGGCCAGTCCGTCGCCGGCCAGGTCATCGTCGTCCCCGAGCCCGGCTCGCTCGCACTGCTCGGCCTCGGTGGCCTCGCACTGCTCCGTCGCCGCCGCTAAAGGCCGACACGCAGACGCGATCCTCTAGACCTCTTGAAGCCCGGCCAAACGGCCGGGCTTTTTTGTGCGCCGCCGGCACGAGAATGCGATAGCTCACTCGCCGCACGGCAGACCCCCTCGGTGCAGCACGCGTTTGGCCGGCTAGCGACATTGCTAACCCGATTGGGTCTGCGCGGGTTGCTCGTGCGATTCACCCGCCGTCCGACCCTGTCCGCCGGCGACAGTGGGGCGGGTGGAATCGCGTAGCTTGTCCTCTGCACAACTGATACGCATCCCAGTTGATCCGCGCGCGTTTCTGCCGGGGCGCCACACCACTGCCCGTAGGGCTGCTGTGTGCGACAACCCGATGCCATTGATCGTCCCGGCACACAGCAGGCCTGCGGACAGGCCAGTTGTGTGGCACCCCGAATCGCGAGTTCTTTCGGGGATGCGTATGGGTCTTGACACAATCTGGCAAAGGGCTCTTGCACTGGCGCACTATAACGTTAGTATACACTTACTATTGTCGCCTGCTTGTGTGATGCCATGCGGACACGGCCCGCCCCGGCATCGAGGGGCGTCACCGGACACGCCGTCACACCGTCACACCGTCACACCGACACGAGGCCAAGATGCAGACTCCGACACACTGGCAGACGATCCTGGCCGGGGCGACGCGAGCCCCTTCCCCGCACAACACGCAGCCGTGGCGGGTGCGGGTGCTCGATGACCGCCGGGCGGAGCTGTACCTCGACGCCGCCAGACTGATCGTCGCAGATAAGACGGGATGTTTTCAGGTCTCGGCCGCGGGCATCTTCATCGAAGCGGTCCGCCTCCTCGCAGCCAACATCGGCTATCGGCTCGAGGTTGAGCTCCACGAGATCGAGCTGACCTCGGCGATGGTCCCGATCGCGCAGATGGCGCTGGAAGAGGACCCACAGATCGAGCCCACCGGTATTGATGCGCCGCGGCTTGCCCAGCGTCGAACCGCTCGGCTTGCGCACACCGGCCGACTGATGTCGGATCGTGAGGCAGAGCCCTTCCATGGTCTCGCCGAAGCGTTCGGCCAGCACTTCGGATACAGCACCGAGAACGCGCTCATCGAACGCACGCTCGCCCGGAACACCGAGGCGATCTTTGAAGACATGGACACCCGGACGTACCGAGAGGAGTTCGTCGGTTGGCTGCGCAATAAACGCCAGGCCGCCGTGAAGCGGGACGGGATGGAGCTCGGTTCGATGCGGATGGGCGTGATGGAGTACCAGCTGCTCCGGGCTGCGCCGTGGCTGCTCAAGACACCGGGCATCCGCGGTCCTCTGTCCAGGCGGTACCGCAGGACCCTGGGGCAGACCGACCACATCGGCTGGCTGTCGGGTCCGTTCTGGGAGTACCCACAGGCCATCGAAGCCGGCCGCTTCCTGCTGCGCTTCTGGCTGGCGCTGAGTGAGTTGGGGATGGGCATGCACCCGCTGGGCAACCTTGTCACGAACGCGCGTGCAAAGGCGTGGTTGGACCGGGAGCTTGTGGGCGGGCCCGGCGCCTGGCTGGTGTTCCGATTTGGGCAGACGCCGACGCCGCCCAAGAGTGGTCGTCTGCCACTGAGTGAGGTGCTGCTTGACTGAGACGATACGTTGTTTGTGGATCGGGTTTGCCGTAGGCGTGCTGGGGCTGCTGCGCCGGTGCATCGAGGCCGAGCCGCGCCTGCTCCGCCTGACGCGCCGCGCCTGGATGCAGCCGGTGCTGCGTTGGTCGTGCCGAATGAAAGCGCTGCGCGTCCACCTGGATGCGGCCAGGCGCTGCCCGGCCTACCGCGCGTTTCTCGAGGCGCAAGGTTGCGAGCCGGCCACGCGGTGGGCCGACTTCAAGGACATCCCGGCCACCGACAAGGAGAACTACGTCAAGCGGTACGCGATCGAAGCGAGGTGCTACGGCGGCGAGATCCCCAGGGCCGGCGTCGTCATCGATGAGTCCTCCGGGTCCAGCGGCCGGCCCAACAACTGGGTCCGTGGGCGCGCGGAGCTGGCGTCGGTCCGCAGGCTGATCCAGTTCGCCTACCGCCAGGCCTACGGCGACAGGCCGATGATCGTGCTCAACTGCTTCGCGCTGGGCGCATGGGCCACGGGCATGAACGTCACGATGTCCCTGGCGGACATCGCGATGATCAAGTCGATCGGGCCCGACAAAGACCGCGTCGACAACACGCTGCGCGAGTTCGGCGATGGCTACCGCTACCTGATCGCGGGGTATCCGCCGTTCCTGAAAAACTACGCCGACACCGCGGGTGTCGACCTCCCGTCCTACGACATCCACCTGGTGCTCGGCGGCGAGGGGATGTCCGAAGGTCTGCGTGACCACCTGCTCGGTTCGTTTACGACGGTACGCTCCTCGTTCGGCGCGTCGGACCTGGAGATCAACATCGGCGTCGAGACGGCTAAGACGATCGCGCTGCGTCGGCGCTGCGTCCGGGATGTCGGGCTCTGCCGGGCGCTGTTTGGCCGACCCACACCGCCGATGATCTTCCAGTACAACCCCGCGGACTACTACATCGAGGCCAGCCGGGAGGGCGAGCTGATTTTCACCGTCGCCCGTCGGGCCAACATCGCCCCGAAGGTCCGCTACAACCTGCGGGATGAAGGGGGCGTCATCGCGATGGACCGGCTGAACACGGTGCTCGCAGAGCAGGGCGTCGCGGCGGGCGAGATCGGGCGCGATGAAAGCGCGCTGCCGCTGCTCTACGTGTTCGGACGCAGCGACATGACCGTTGCGTTCTACGGGGCGAACCTGTACCCGGGGGATATCGAGGCGGCCATCAATCGGGAGCCCGAGTTGACCGCGGCGTGTAACGGGTTTCAGATGCGCGTCGAGGAGGACCGCGTTTCGCTTCGGCCAACCCTGGTCATCACGCTCGAGCGCAGCGAGTCCGGTGCATCGCCGATGCCAGACCCCGGCAGGTTGCGTGAGATGTTCCTGACGCGGCTGGTGGAAGTCAACCAGGACTTCCGGGAAGTGCGCAAGATGTTTGATGCGGACCAGTTGGCTGTCGAAATCGAAGACTACGGTGCCGGCCCGTTCTCAGACCGCGACATCCGGGTCAAGAGCCGGTATTTGGGGTAGTGGGGTGGCGCTGCGCGCTCGGCTTTGTGGCCTATCGGCTTAGCGGCGGGGGGATCGATGCGTAGTGAGGTGTTGAGAATGGTATGTGTTGAAGAACTCGATCCGGGGCAACTCTTGGGACTATCGCTCGCCGAGCAATCTCGTTGGCACAAATGCGCGGGCATGCCCCGAAGCTGGCCGAAAGATCATGTGCTGCGCGGTGATACCCATCTGGACCCGATCGTCTGTCAGGCAGTCGAGCAGGGGGGTGTCACTGGCCGCTTCTTTAGGGGACAGTGATCTCGCAAGCGCTTCGAGCGCCGTGTATCGTGCGCATGCCGTCTGTGCGAGCATGCTCTTCGTGTCTCCGGTCGTCTGGTCAAGGATGCGATAGTCGTTGGTCACAAGCAGGGGGAAGTCGTCTTCTGCCCAGCGCAGGGCATGGCGCGTGGGCGTGCGCTCGATGACGACGCGGTGGTGGTTTTCAGTTCCGACGAGCATGAACAGAACGCCGGTAGTCAGTTTTGTGTGGCTGAGTTGATCCAGGGCCGCATCAAAGTTGGCCGCGTCTTGCAGTACCCGGCGGAGGTGGAGGAGTACCGGGTATCCGGTCATGGCGAGTCCTTCGGGGGCGGCGACGGCATTGATGGTGGCGGCGAATCCGCGGTGGGACATCCCGCTGACCGCTCCGATCGATCCCGGCCAGCCGGCGGTGACCAATGCGGGGCTGTTGTTGTTTCGATAGTCGAGCAGGTAGGTCGCGCGGGCGAGCAGGTCTTCGGGCCACCAGTCCATGTTGCGAGCCAAGGCCGGTCCGTTGGTTGTCGCGAGGGCCATCGTCGAGCAGCCGAACATGGAGATGGCCAGGTCGTAGGCGATATTGGCGAGGATGATGTCGCGCCAGGTCCGCTCAACGAGGCGCGCATACCTGACGGCCTCCTTGTGGAATCGGTTGGCGGTGCGGAGGCGGACCAAGTCGGCAAGCTGGTGTGTTTCGCCAGGGAACTCGCTGAGCACCGCATCGAGCAGGCGGCGGCCTTGCGAGATTGCCGCATTGGGCAGGGTGTTTGGCCCGGACTTGAGGTCGATCGGGATGGTCGGACAGGGGGTCCACGGGGGCATGATGTCACCTTGAAGATCGTAGGGACGTGTCAGGTTAGCATGAGGGCGAGAGCCGATGCGCGCACGAAAAAGCCCGCCTCGCGATTTCTCGCTTGGCGGGCTTGTCGGGACCTGGTTACAGATCTCAGACAAGTGAACAGTTGGTGTTTTGGCGGGTCGTTGCCGAGCCGCTATCCGCGTTGCCGACTTTCCGAGGAGAGCCGCCGATGCGGGCGAGGTTGCGTTGACTTGACCGGTGCGGATCGCTCCGCTGTGGTGTTGTTTGGCTCCGGGGTATCCGGTTTACCGAGTGTTCCACGTTTCCGGTTCTAAGGTATCCCTTAGAAAGGAGGTGATCCAGCCGCAGGTTCCCCTACGGCTACCTTGTTACGACTTCGTCCCAGTCACCGAGCTCACCGTAGGGACCACTGAATCGTGGCCACTTCGGGTGCTCCCGGCTCCCATGACGTGACGGGCGGTGTGTACAAGGCTCAGGAACTTATTCACCGCGTCGTTGCTGATACGCGATTACTAGCGATTCCAACTTCATGTGGTCGAGTTGCAGACCACAATCCGAACTGGGGCGCGGTTTGTGCGATTTGCTCCACGTTACCGTATCGCTTCGCTCTGTCCGCGCCATTGTAGCACGTGTGCAGCCCAGGGCATAAAGGCCATGAGGACTTGACGTCATCCCCACCTTCCTCCGGTTTGACACCGGCAGTCCCACTAGAGTCCCCGACATGACTCGCTGGCAACTAGTGGCAAGGGTTTCGCTCGTTAAGGGACTTAACCCGACACTTCACAGCACGAGCTGACGACAGCCATGCAGCACCTGTGATTGTTCCACGTAAACGCGTCACGACCGTTTCGGGTCGCTAATTCAATCATGTCAAGCCCTGGATAAGGTTCTTCGCGTTGCTTCGAATTAAGCCACATGCTCCACCGCTTGTGTGAGCCCCCGTCAATTCCTTTGAGTTTTAGCCTTGCGACCGTACTCCCCAGGCGGTGTACTTAATACTTTTGCTTCGGCCGCGATGGGGTCAAACCCTCCGCGATCTAGTACACATCGTTTAGGGCGTGGACTACCGGGGTATCTAATCCCGTTCGCTACCCACGCTTTCGTCCCTGAGCGTCAACAACGACCCAGCTACCCGCCTTCGCCTCTGGCATTCCTCTAGATATCTACGCATTTCACCGCTCCACCTAGAGTTCTGGTAGCCCCTGTCGTGTTCAAGATTGGCAGTTTACCGAGCAATTCCACGGTTGAGCCGTGGTATTTCACAAGATACTTACCGATCCGCCTGCGGACCCTTTAAGCCCAGTGATTCCGATTAACGCTTGAGCCCTCTGTATTACCGCGGCTGCTGGCACAGAGTTAGCCGGCTCTTCCTTTGGTTCTGGTCAGAACTTCCTAAAACCTGACAGTGGTTTACACACCTAGATGCTTCATCCCACACGCGGCATTGCTCCGTCACGCTTTCGCGCATTGCGGAATATTCGTTACTGCAGCCTCCCGTAGGAGTCCGGGCAGTGTCTCAGTCCCGATGCGGCGGGTCATGCTCTCACACCCGCTACCCGTCTTAGCCTTGGTAAGCCGTTACCTTACCAACAAGCTGATAGGACGTACCCCGATCTCCAGGTGGCAAGCCTTTGCCCGCGGAACCATACAGCTCTACGGGGTTATGAGGTATTACCACAGGTTTCCCTGAGCTATCCCTCGCCTGGAGGTACGTTAGGTACGCATTACTCGCCCTTTCGCCGGTTCACCTACCGAAGTAGGATCTCCCTCGACTTGCATGTTTTAGCCATGCCGCCAGCGTTCAATCTGAGCCAGGATCAAACTCTTCGATTTTATTTATTGACTGTGCGGACCTGCAAGCAGGACCCGCGGTGTCTTCTCGATGAGAATGCCTGTATACCGACACTTCCGAGGAAGCGCCGATGGTCTTGGTGATGTCGAAACATCACCAGCCTGCCGAGCGGCTAATCTACGGCAGGACTTGGGGGGTTGGATAATTCGTCCTTGCCAAGTGGCCGAAGCCACCCGACAAGCATTCGTTGGACGTGATCCGTGGGGCTGTCTGTGAAGACACAGCCCCGGGATTTTTACCTCGCGGCCGACCAGAAGCTGATCGGGTACGCGGGGTCACATCCTCGCAACATACCAACTGTTCACTTGTCAAAGATCGGCAAAAACTCGTTAGGACACGGCATGGCCGGCCCGTTTTCCCTCACGTCTCCGTGAGGCGAGCGAAGCATTCTAGTGATCGGCGTGCGGCTGTCAAGCTGGCTGCCTGGCGTGTGGAAAAGTGTCGGCCACTCTTCACGACGCCACCCGAAGGGCCAGGGCGGGTCGCCCGGCTGGGCCGAGTATTAGAACACAGCCCGGCAAGCTTGTCAACCCGCCAGTATCGGCTGATTTGGAGGTTTTGGTGGATTTTTTCGGGGGCTGGGGGCAGGCACCCACCGAGGGGATCTGGTCGTGGTTCACTCTGACAGCTGGGGCGGGCTTCCAGCCCGCCGTCAGGATGCAGGCCTGAGTACACACGTGTTTCACGGCTACGCCGTGATGGCGGGCAAGATGCCCGCCCCACCTCGCTCGAAGTGAACCACGACGGGGAATCTGTGGGCTTCGGGGTGGGGCGGCTATAGTTGATGGGGCGGATTCTTCACGACTTTTGGAGACGGCGGATGCGATGGGTTTGCGGTGCTGCGGTGTTGTTGATGATGGTGCTGGCCTTGCCGGGGTGTTCGGATGCGCGGGGGGTGTCGGCGGGGGACTATGAGCATGTGTACACGGTGCGGGCGCGGGTGATGCAGTTGCCCGATGGTTCGCCGGGCGGGGCGTTTATGGCGTACCACGAGGAGATCTCAGACTACCAGGCGGCGAACGGGTCGGTCGGGATGCAGTCGATGCTGATGCCGTTCACGATCGTGGACGACTCGGTGCTTGATGGGGTCGCGGTGGGGGACGTGGTGGCGATTACGTTTGGCGAGTCGTTTGAGCCGGCGGTGAAGCAGGGGGTGATTTCGATCGAGAAGCTGCCGAGCGACACGGTGCTGGCGTTTGACGCGGTGGCGGAAGAGTGAGGCGAGCTCGGCCGCGAGCGCGGGGTTGGTTCGGCGGCGCTGCGGCGAGTTGCGGCGTCATGCTGTTGTCCGCGACGGTCGCGCCGGCGCAGGGGCCGGCGGAGGAGGGGGCCGGTGTTGAGCCCGCTGCGGGGCCCAGCGCGGAGGCGGTGGAGTCGCTGGTGTACATCAATGCGCTGCGCGCGGACCCGGCGCGGGAGGCGTTCGCGATCGCGGGGTTGAGTCGGCGGGCGTTTGATATCCCGGCGTATGTCGCGATGGATCTGTTCGTGGACGAGCTGCTTGCGGCACAGCCCGCGCCGCCGCTGGTGTTTGATGTGCGGCTGGTCGACGCGGCGACGAAGCACAGTGAGTACATGATCGAGCACGGCCAGGGGCATGTAGAAGACCCGGCCCGCGCGGGCTTCACCGGCGAGCGTCACCCGCAGCGGATCGCGGCGGCGGGGTACGACGCGTGGATGTCGTGCGAGAATGTGTTTGTTGCGGCGCTCAACGCGCACCAGGGGCACGTGGGTTTTGTGATCGACTGGGGCTGGGAGGACCATCCCGGCGGGATGCAGCCGGGGCGTGGGCACCGGGCGAACCTGCTCAATGCGGGGCTGACGCAGGTCGGGATCGCGGCGGTGCCCTGGCACGAGGAGGCGTTTGGCCGGGACCTGTGGAGCGTAACGCATGCGCTGGCGACGCCGCGCGAGCGTCGGCGCTGCGTGGGTGGCGTGGTGTATGCGGACGCGAACGGCAACGGCCGATTCGATGCGGGCGAGGGGCGCGGCGGCGTCGAACTGGTCGGCGACGACGGCAGCGTGGCGACGTCGTGGGACAGCGGCGCGTACACGCTCGTGCTGATCGGCAACGACGCGACGCGGGTCACCGCCACGGGCCCCGACGGCCTGCTGTGCATGCGCTTCGAGGTGGCTGCGGGCGTTGAAAATGTGCAGCGCGATTGGATTGTGCCGGTGCGTGTCGATCGCGACGCGGTGGCCCGCGCGGTCGAGGCGTGCGACGCGGCCGCTGCGGGCAATGAAGACTTGCAGCGGCGGGCGCGGGCTGCGCTTTGGGCTACTGCCGAGCAGTACGCGGTGCCCGAGGATTTGGCCGCGCGGGTGGAGGCGTTGACGCAGGGGTTGGGTGACGAGGTTGCGGCGAGCCGTCGGCGTGTGCTCGATGCGCTGCTAGACAGCGGCGACGATGCGGACGCGGTGCGCGGGGTGATCGACGCCGAGCGGCGGGCGTTCGCGCGGACAGCACTGGCGGACTGGTACGTGCAGGCGGAGGCGGTGCGTCGCGTGTGGGTCGCGGCGGCGCGTCTGTCGGCCGACCTCGAGCCGGAGGCGGACCCCGCGCGGCGTCGGCGAGCGCTGCGTTCGCTGTATCGGCAGTTGGAGCGTGTGACGGATGCAGAACTGCGCCGCGCGATTGCGCCGGTGCTGCGGCCTTGAATCAACACATGTTGAATACACACGCCGTCTAGCCGTCGCCCAACGGGCGGCGCGTTTCTGCAAGCCACACGGACGCGCCGCCCGTTGGGCGACGGCTAAACAATGCACGTGTTTGTTGGGGTCACGACAACTTCAGCGCCATATGGTGCTCGTCGAACGACTGTCCATCGATGCGCAGCGCATCGGGCTCGGTGCCCCACACGACAAAGCCCAGCGATTCGTAGAGCCGCTGCGCGCCGGGCGCGGAGGCGCTCACGCTGAGCTGTACGGCCGCGATACCTTGCGCCGCTTGAGCGAACGTGATCGCTTCGGCCATCAGTCTTCGGCCGACGCCTCGCCGGCGAAACGCGGGTGCGACATACATGCCCCAGACCGAGGCCTTGTGGTTTTCTTTGAGCTTCGTGTGCAGTCCCACGCCGACCGAGCCGACGAGGCCGGCCGTGTCATCGAACGCGCCGAACGCGGCGTGCTGTGCGCTTGCCTGCAATCGCTCACGCACCTGGACGATGTCCGACCCGCGGTCGTCGGTGGGCGACGAGCCGAAGGATGCGGGCGAATCGAGCAGCATGGCCTTGCGCAGCGCGACGCTCGCCTCGGCGTCGGCGACCCCGAGTTTGCGGTAGTGGATGGTCATCCCACGATCATAGCCCGGGCCTGAATCGCCTTCGAATCACGAAAACCTGTTTTCCCTTCGCGTTTGCGGGCGGTTTCGATACACTGGGCATGCGGGCCACTGGGTGGTGGCCCGCACCTTTCCTGCCTCGTGTCACGTCTCTTGGGATCCTTGGGCCCCGCACTCTGTCTGGAGAAAAGATACATGCCTGTTTTCTGCCCGTCTCGTGTTTGCGTTGCCGCGTGCTTGTTGTCTTGCGTGTTTGTGCCGGCCGCAGGGGCCGCGGAGTTCGAGGTCTTTGCGGACCAGGTCGGCGGGTTCTATGGGCCTTACCTGCCCACCGATTTTTCCGACCCGATGGACACCCCGCCGATCCCGATGCCCGACAACATGGAGACGTTCCAGAACTATTTTATGGGGCGCACCTCGTCCATCACCGGCTTTACCTCGCCCGAGCGTCGTGTCTTTTTTATCTACGACCTGACGGGGACGCCGCTGCCTGCCGGTGAAGTGGTGACG
The sequence above is a segment of the Phycisphaeraceae bacterium D3-23 genome. Coding sequences within it:
- a CDS encoding flavodoxin, with translation MKIALFYGTCTGKTEAVAEQIRDELGEDFFEVYEDVSQIEPADLENYDVLFCGIPTWDVGELQYDWQDIYDRLDEVDLTGKKILFFGTGDQAGYPDTYQDAIGIVYLKMLERGAVGKLGFTDTDTHEFEASKGVIDGRFCGLCLDDDCQPELTEQRVVDWCEQVRSELGVNAAS
- a CDS encoding PEP-CTERM sorting domain-containing protein (PEP-CTERM proteins occur, often in large numbers, in the proteomes of bacteria that also encode an exosortase, a predicted intramembrane cysteine proteinase. The presence of a PEP-CTERM domain at a protein's C-terminus predicts cleavage within the sorting domain, followed by covalent anchoring to some some component of the (usually Gram-negative) cell surface. Many PEP-CTERM proteins exhibit an unusual sequence composition that includes large numbers of potential glycosylation sites. Expression of one such protein has been shown restore the ability of a bacterium to form floc, a type of biofilm.), with amino-acid sequence MTMPTRPRLAVHRPGLRAVLPTTAAALAACLCVGHAGAVVVAGDPGQNAPDQTAAPAGFEDAWGRIGSLGGGSGVYLGNGYVLSARHVGGGNNFIVDGVNHARIFGSSVTLTNPTGLGLSAEADLWINRYTVRDTSPLHGLGVIDIRDTPLETAGGGGVLIGEGLGQTTLSSINVGGSRTGYAWGGSEVRRWGDIGITGAAEEIEASGRDVVGAVSFSFQEVAGRGAAAAGDSGGGLFYEQDGTVVLAGIIHAVTLFNDQQDDTSAFGNRTLFSDLSVYLDQIHVVEGDLTGDGFVGVEDLDLILANWGATVTRGDWTQGDATGDGQVDQADLDAVLPHFGSGTPSNAVPEPATGAFFLVLGACFSMRRRRG
- a CDS encoding PEP-CTERM sorting domain-containing protein (PEP-CTERM proteins occur, often in large numbers, in the proteomes of bacteria that also encode an exosortase, a predicted intramembrane cysteine proteinase. The presence of a PEP-CTERM domain at a protein's C-terminus predicts cleavage within the sorting domain, followed by covalent anchoring to some some component of the (usually Gram-negative) cell surface. Many PEP-CTERM proteins exhibit an unusual sequence composition that includes large numbers of potential glycosylation sites. Expression of one such protein has been shown restore the ability of a bacterium to form floc, a type of biofilm.), whose amino-acid sequence is MNRFAMNALVGAALAGLAAAPASADLNYYWDITALGIGGPAGTVSNDLSIITDNSGFTAVLLAELTNGSFYNPNASNVPPAGASADSYFGGGFNTGDSNTTPSPIMVGKAVDLGGEPLAEGISATVINETWIPDFDRLTTSGTPFPTGTVAAPAFGGRFSASSDAAGTYQIRLNNENGDLVQVLTGTITDGRFSQRLSGDVNLDGDVDIFQGGGQGDIQIVLANLGTGDSLITGDANGDDDVDIFQGGGQGDIQIVLANLGNTAASGARGTEARATYDATTGDLTFSIFGQVQLIGVESIGNVRPGEAAGSLTLFGGAVNADATQFDENSIAYFFGANQFFDTGEFEIGTVLATGLTESDIVFEYAGADGQSVSGQVIVVPEPGSLALLGLGGLALLRRRRAA